One window from the genome of Desulfobacterales bacterium encodes:
- a CDS encoding tRNA (cytidine(34)-2'-O)-methyltransferase, whose amino-acid sequence MSDPADHFHVVLVEPEIPPNTGSTARLCGATDTTLHLVKPLGFSIDDKHLKRAGLDYWPHVRIVYWESFADFLASHEPERLFFFTTKVDRPYTEARFRPGDFLVLGKETRGLPEEIIQVYHDRCYTIPMSNPNIRSLNMATVAGIVLYEAIRQQHQI is encoded by the coding sequence ATGTCCGACCCGGCAGATCATTTTCATGTGGTGCTGGTGGAGCCGGAGATTCCACCCAATACCGGCTCCACCGCCCGGCTCTGCGGCGCCACCGACACCACCCTCCACCTGGTCAAGCCCCTGGGATTCAGCATTGATGACAAGCACCTGAAACGGGCCGGTCTGGATTACTGGCCCCATGTGCGGATCGTCTACTGGGAGAGCTTTGCCGACTTTCTCGCCAGCCACGAACCCGAGCGCCTATTCTTCTTCACCACCAAGGTGGATCGACCCTATACCGAGGCCCGGTTCCGGCCCGGCGATTTTCTGGTCCTCGGCAAGGAGACCAGGGGGTTGCCGGAAGAGATCATTCAGGTGTATCATGACCGCTGCTACACCATCCCGATGTCAAACCCGAATATCCGCAGCCTGAACATGGCCACTGTTGCCGGTATCGTCCTTTACGAGGCGATCCGCCAGCAGCACCAGATTTAA
- the rlmN gene encoding 23S rRNA (adenine(2503)-C(2))-methyltransferase RlmN — protein MIDKVDLKNFSLDQLVDYVRELGLPSFRAGQLFSWIYRPGITGFEQMTDIAMELRQDLAGQAVFSRFESLLREKSRDGTVKYGFRLNDGLLIESVLIPDDDRHTLCLSSQAGCAMGCVFCLTATMGLRRNLSPAEIVNQVGAVRDEMLKQDQGGITNLVFMGMGEPLANFNNLVTAISILTEQRGLDFSDRRITVSTCGLAPKIRELGLKTKVNLAVSLHSVRDEVRSRLMPINKTYGVDELLAACRDFPMPRRKRIMFEYIMLDGINDSDQDARLLADKLKDIRCKINLLPYNQTKELPYRRSPAQRIERFQKILWQAGYTVLVRTSRGSDISAACGQLAGKQQD, from the coding sequence ATGATCGACAAGGTTGACCTGAAAAATTTTTCCCTGGACCAGCTGGTTGATTATGTCCGGGAACTGGGCCTGCCCTCCTTCCGGGCCGGCCAGTTGTTCTCCTGGATTTATCGGCCCGGGATCACCGGTTTTGAGCAGATGACCGATATTGCCATGGAACTGCGGCAAGACCTGGCCGGGCAGGCTGTTTTTTCACGTTTTGAATCGCTGCTGCGGGAAAAATCCAGGGACGGCACGGTCAAGTACGGCTTCAGGCTCAATGACGGCCTGCTGATCGAATCGGTATTGATCCCTGATGATGATCGTCATACCCTCTGTCTCTCCTCCCAGGCCGGTTGCGCCATGGGCTGTGTCTTCTGTCTCACCGCCACCATGGGGCTCAGGCGCAACCTGAGCCCGGCCGAGATCGTCAACCAGGTCGGCGCGGTACGTGACGAGATGCTGAAACAGGACCAGGGCGGGATAACCAATCTGGTGTTCATGGGCATGGGCGAGCCGCTGGCCAATTTCAACAACCTGGTCACCGCGATCTCTATTCTCACCGAACAGCGGGGCCTGGATTTTTCAGACCGGCGGATCACGGTCTCTACCTGCGGGCTGGCGCCGAAAATAAGAGAGCTGGGGCTGAAAACAAAGGTCAACCTGGCCGTTTCCCTGCACAGTGTCAGGGACGAGGTCCGCAGCCGGCTGATGCCGATCAATAAGACTTACGGGGTGGATGAACTGCTGGCCGCCTGCCGGGACTTCCCCATGCCCCGGCGGAAACGGATCATGTTCGAGTACATCATGCTCGATGGGATCAACGACTCTGACCAGGATGCGCGCCTGCTGGCGGATAAATTGAAAGACATCCGCTGCAAGATCAATCTGCTGCCCTATAACCAGACCAAGGAGCTGCCCTACAGGCGGTCGCCGGCCCAGCGGATCGAACGATTTCAGAAAATCCTCTGGCAGGCCGGCTACACGGTTCTGGTCCGCACCAGCCGGGGCAGCGATATCTCGGCGGCCTGCGGCCAACTCGCTGGTAAGCAGCAGGATTAG
- a CDS encoding DEAD/DEAH box helicase family protein, translating to MNRHVNAISGRLSLRPPQRRSLEILHRITEISPPAKDSNAAAILEIVRGEFPSVTDFEREFPSLCFALATGVGKTRLMGAFVSYLHLARGINNFFVLAPNLTIYNKLIADFTPNTPKYVFKGIAEFATEPPQVITGDTYESGVGVRAGWLPGMHAGVHINIFNISKINSEVRGGKSPRIKRLSEYIGESYFDYLAGLPDLVLLMDESHRYRASAGVRAINELKPVLGLELTATPFVETSKGPLPFKNVIYDYALGRAMDDGFVKEPAVVTRKDFNPAGMSPEEIERLKLEDGVRLHESVKVELETYARETGKPIVKPFLLVIARDTTHAGQLLSLIQSEAFFTGHYRDKVIQVDSSRTGKAEEEMIERLLKVEATSEPTEIVIHVNMLKEGWDVTNLYTIVPLRAANARILIEQSIGRGLRLPYGKRTGNMAVDRLNIVAHDKFQEIIDEANRPDSAIRLKAVVIDGDELEKKTATVVSQSLLANKLGLKPANVTSSTTVAGGDEAPHFTRPEEQEIAQVAWEVIKKYENQPQTLPTLAHLKNPEIQAAIVKAVEERQPAQPALEGFAERPDIAQVVAKTAELVVEQTIDIPRILVVPKGEVKSGFEAFILNLEALKYQAVSDELWIQHLRTDYREVLAMGKGGIEEERLEDYVVSGLIDFNDISYDDHADLLYDLAAQTVRHFKSYLPEEDVSKVLRCHQREIARFIHAQMQDHFWEEKGELEVKVSCGFTELRQSAYAHLVVEPTADYRISPADKSNMAKYLFGGFTRCLFPTQKFDSEAERRLAVILERDTLKWFKPARGQFQLYYRQGTTPLEYQPDFVAEAGDTIYMLEPKASNQMNDPVVLAKKESAVKWCANASNYAASHGGKPWRYLLIPHDEIAVNMTLEALAKRFGR from the coding sequence ATGAACCGCCACGTCAACGCCATCTCCGGACGCTTGTCGCTCCGGCCACCCCAGCGGCGCTCGTTGGAGATTCTCCACCGCATCACCGAAATTTCACCGCCCGCTAAGGACTCGAATGCTGCCGCCATTCTGGAGATAGTCCGTGGCGAGTTCCCGTCAGTCACTGATTTCGAGCGTGAGTTTCCGTCCCTCTGCTTCGCCCTGGCCACCGGGGTCGGCAAGACTCGGCTGATGGGGGCCTTTGTCAGCTATCTGCACCTGGCCCGTGGCATCAACAACTTCTTCGTGCTGGCGCCGAACCTCACCATCTACAACAAGCTGATTGCTGACTTCACTCCGAATACGCCAAAATACGTGTTCAAGGGCATTGCCGAGTTCGCCACTGAGCCACCCCAAGTGATTACCGGCGATACCTATGAAAGCGGGGTCGGGGTGCGCGCTGGCTGGTTGCCCGGCATGCATGCCGGCGTCCATATCAATATCTTTAATATCTCCAAGATCAATTCCGAGGTGCGGGGCGGGAAATCCCCACGCATTAAAAGGTTATCCGAGTACATCGGCGAGAGTTACTTCGATTATTTGGCCGGGCTGCCGGACCTGGTGTTGCTGATGGACGAATCGCATCGCTACCGGGCCAGCGCCGGAGTGCGGGCCATTAACGAACTCAAGCCTGTCCTGGGACTGGAACTGACCGCCACGCCATTTGTGGAGACCAGCAAGGGGCCGCTGCCATTCAAGAACGTCATCTACGACTATGCCCTGGGCCGCGCCATGGATGATGGTTTTGTCAAGGAACCGGCGGTGGTGACCCGTAAGGACTTCAACCCGGCCGGGATGTCGCCGGAGGAAATAGAGCGGCTTAAGTTGGAAGATGGGGTGCGGCTGCACGAAAGCGTCAAGGTGGAACTGGAAACCTATGCCCGGGAGACCGGCAAGCCCATCGTCAAGCCCTTCCTGCTGGTGATCGCCCGCGATACCACCCATGCCGGGCAGTTGCTCTCCTTGATTCAGTCCGAGGCCTTCTTTACCGGCCATTACCGGGACAAGGTCATCCAGGTGGACTCAAGCCGAACCGGCAAGGCCGAGGAAGAGATGATCGAACGGTTGCTCAAGGTGGAGGCGACCTCCGAACCAACCGAGATCGTCATCCACGTCAATATGCTGAAAGAGGGCTGGGACGTGACCAACCTCTATACCATCGTGCCGCTGCGGGCCGCCAACGCCCGCATCCTCATTGAACAATCGATCGGCCGGGGGTTGCGGCTGCCCTACGGTAAGCGCACCGGCAATATGGCGGTGGACCGTTTGAACATTGTCGCCCACGACAAATTTCAAGAGATCATCGACGAGGCCAACCGCCCCGATTCAGCTATCCGCTTGAAGGCGGTGGTGATTGATGGGGATGAGCTGGAAAAAAAGACCGCGACGGTGGTGTCGCAGTCTCTCCTGGCAAACAAGCTGGGGCTGAAACCGGCTAATGTCACCAGCAGCACGACGGTGGCCGGTGGCGATGAGGCCCCGCATTTCACTCGGCCCGAGGAACAAGAAATCGCCCAGGTGGCCTGGGAGGTGATCAAGAAGTACGAGAACCAGCCGCAAACCCTGCCAACTCTTGCGCATCTCAAAAATCCTGAGATTCAGGCGGCCATCGTCAAGGCGGTTGAAGAGCGGCAACCGGCGCAACCAGCCCTGGAGGGGTTTGCCGAACGACCGGATATTGCTCAGGTGGTGGCCAAGACCGCGGAACTGGTCGTGGAACAGACCATCGATATTCCGCGTATTTTGGTGGTGCCCAAGGGCGAGGTCAAGTCCGGGTTCGAAGCCTTCATTCTCAACCTGGAAGCATTGAAGTACCAGGCGGTATCCGATGAACTATGGATTCAGCATCTGCGCACCGACTACCGTGAAGTGCTGGCAATGGGAAAAGGCGGCATCGAGGAAGAACGGCTGGAGGATTATGTGGTCAGTGGTTTGATCGACTTCAACGACATCTCCTATGACGACCATGCCGATCTGCTTTACGACTTGGCCGCCCAGACGGTGCGCCATTTCAAGAGCTATCTTCCCGAAGAAGATGTCAGCAAGGTGCTGCGTTGTCACCAGCGCGAGATTGCCAGATTTATCCACGCCCAGATGCAGGACCATTTCTGGGAGGAGAAGGGTGAATTGGAAGTAAAGGTGAGCTGCGGCTTTACCGAACTCAGGCAAAGCGCCTATGCCCACCTAGTCGTCGAGCCAACCGCTGATTATCGGATTTCCCCGGCCGACAAAAGCAACATGGCGAAGTACCTCTTCGGGGGGTTTACCCGGTGCCTCTTCCCGACCCAAAAGTTCGATTCCGAGGCGGAACGTAGGCTGGCGGTGATTCTCGAACGTGATACGTTGAAATGGTTCAAGCCGGCCAGGGGGCAATTTCAGCTCTATTACCGCCAGGGCACAACCCCCCTGGAGTACCAGCCCGATTTCGTGGCTGAGGCCGGCGACACGATTTACATGCTCGAACCTAAGGCCAGTAACCAGATGAATGATCCTGTAGTGCTGGCTAAAAAGGAGTCTGCCGTGAAATGGTGTGCTAATGCCTCGAACTATGCGGCCAGCCACGGTGGCAAACCGTGGCGTTACCTGCTGATCCCCCATGACGAGATTGCCGTGAACATGACTCTGGAGGCATTGGCCAAGCGCTTTGGCAGATGA
- a CDS encoding radical SAM protein — protein sequence MNYEGNVIRPPSEANSIILQVTVGCSHNRCTFCGAYKDVRFRIKSMEEIDADLDFAGRYRGRLKRVFLADGDVLILPQPRLVELLEKIRGKLDWITRIGLYANARSILHKTPAQLDELKKLGLDRVYLGLESGHDPTLKAIRKGVDAKAMIRAGQRVRAAGIFLSVTVLLGIAGRQNSRAHAAASGRVLSAMAPNQIAALTLMLLPNTPLHHQHGTGEFELPDRKNLLAELRELVAHITLDKVQFQANHASNYLPVNARLCRDKETVLSMIDRAIVGEISTVPEYLRAL from the coding sequence GTGAACTACGAAGGCAACGTCATCCGGCCACCCAGCGAGGCCAACAGTATCATCCTCCAGGTAACCGTGGGCTGCTCCCATAACCGGTGCACCTTCTGCGGGGCCTATAAGGATGTCCGGTTCCGGATCAAGTCGATGGAGGAGATCGATGCGGATCTTGATTTCGCCGGCCGATACCGCGGCCGGTTGAAAAGGGTATTTCTCGCTGACGGAGATGTATTGATTCTGCCCCAGCCGCGGCTGGTCGAATTATTGGAAAAAATCAGGGGGAAACTGGACTGGATCACCCGGATCGGACTGTATGCCAATGCCAGAAGCATCCTGCACAAGACCCCGGCCCAGCTCGACGAATTGAAAAAACTCGGCCTGGACCGGGTCTACCTCGGCCTGGAATCCGGTCACGATCCGACCCTGAAGGCGATCCGCAAGGGTGTTGACGCCAAGGCCATGATCAGGGCCGGTCAACGGGTCCGGGCCGCGGGTATCTTCTTATCGGTCACCGTACTGCTTGGCATTGCCGGACGGCAGAATTCAAGGGCCCATGCCGCGGCCAGCGGCCGGGTACTCTCTGCCATGGCCCCCAACCAGATCGCGGCCCTGACCCTGATGCTGCTGCCCAACACCCCGCTCCATCATCAGCACGGCACAGGCGAATTCGAACTGCCCGATCGAAAAAATCTGCTGGCCGAACTGCGGGAACTGGTGGCCCATATTACCCTTGACAAGGTCCAGTTCCAGGCCAACCATGCCTCCAACTACCTGCCTGTCAACGCCCGTCTCTGCCGTGACAAGGAAACCGTCCTGTCAATGATCGACCGGGCCATTGTCGGAGAAATTTCCACTGTGCCCGAATACTTACGGGCCCTCTGA
- the serC gene encoding 3-phosphoserine/phosphohydroxythreonine transaminase: MPERIYNFSAGPACLPYEVLTRAARGIVNFNDRGIGLIEMSHRSKDFIAVAVEAETLIRELLDIPDNYKVLFLQGGASTQFAMIPMNLLGPGKSASYLNTGVWAKKAIKEARLFGEIEVPFSSEATTFNRVPAADEYEVAAGSEYLYLVSNNTIYGTQYPDFPDKGKMLVCDMSSDILSRPLDISRFGIVFAGAQKNMGPAGCCVVIIREDLLDRGPDNLPTMFRYKTHADKDSMFNTPPCFAIYTIGLVLNWLKDLGGLAAIERMNRDKATLLYQAIDAGDFYRGHSQADSRSMMNVTFNLPTPELEALFVEKATAQGLDGLKGHRSVGGCRASIYNAFPRQGVVRLVEFMQEFEREQG, from the coding sequence ATGCCGGAAAGAATCTATAATTTCAGCGCCGGGCCGGCCTGCCTGCCCTACGAGGTGCTCACCCGGGCGGCCCGTGGTATCGTCAACTTTAATGACCGCGGCATCGGCCTGATCGAGATGAGCCACCGCAGCAAGGATTTCATTGCCGTGGCGGTTGAGGCGGAAACATTGATCCGGGAGCTGCTCGATATTCCGGACAACTACAAGGTGCTGTTTCTCCAGGGCGGCGCCTCCACCCAGTTTGCGATGATCCCGATGAATCTGCTCGGCCCGGGTAAAAGCGCCAGTTACCTCAATACCGGGGTCTGGGCCAAGAAGGCGATCAAGGAGGCCAGGCTCTTCGGTGAGATCGAGGTCCCCTTTTCCAGCGAGGCGACCACCTTCAACCGGGTGCCGGCGGCCGACGAATACGAGGTGGCGGCCGGGTCCGAGTATCTTTACCTGGTGTCCAACAACACCATCTACGGCACCCAGTATCCCGATTTTCCGGACAAGGGCAAGATGCTGGTCTGCGACATGTCATCGGACATTCTCTCCCGGCCCCTTGATATCAGCCGGTTCGGGATTGTTTTCGCCGGGGCCCAGAAGAACATGGGCCCGGCCGGCTGCTGCGTGGTGATCATCCGCGAGGATCTGCTCGATCGCGGCCCGGACAACCTGCCCACCATGTTCAGGTACAAGACCCATGCTGACAAGGATTCGATGTTCAACACCCCGCCCTGTTTCGCCATCTATACCATCGGCCTGGTGCTCAACTGGTTGAAGGACCTGGGCGGCCTGGCCGCCATCGAACGGATGAACCGCGACAAGGCAACCCTGCTCTATCAAGCCATTGATGCCGGCGATTTTTATCGCGGCCATAGCCAGGCCGACTCCCGGTCGATGATGAACGTCACCTTTAACCTGCCGACCCCGGAACTGGAGGCATTGTTTGTCGAGAAAGCCACCGCCCAGGGGCTGGACGGCCTCAAGGGACACCGTTCAGTGGGCGGCTGCCGGGCCTCGATCTATAACGCCTTTCCCCGGCAGGGAGTGGTCAGGCTGGTGGAATTCATGCAGGAGTTTGAAAGAGAACAAGGGTGA
- a CDS encoding M23 family metallopeptidase, translating into MKISPWQRTAANIIFWPLLVLVLLATGVVPGSGPDGENTATASILAPGPADPGPAALPLTHALAPTAPALPEVKYISRQGALRPGEGLDQSLQRLRIPAATRNELIRVLANALDMRRLQPGDRYSLLLDEAGRLRSAHYEVNPLEIYALARTGDNLAATRMAIPLEQRTVRISGRIDSSVFAAFTELGEGPKLIHAFADIFASRIDFNTEPRPGDRFEVVVDKYYKDGDFVGYGKILVARYQLQNTVYQGFYYTSDSVSGYFDSRGQELGTWFLRSPIPFGRVTSGFTHRRKHPILGVTRPHLGVDLAAPRGTPVMAVSDGRIQFRGRNGGFGNQVIIGHANGYRTHYGHLSRFKKGLSVGSRVKQKDIIGYVGSTGLSTGPHLDYRIQQNGVFRNPFALKFKPRSILKETELARFIRVRDQLVRLMDSPGSDRVVQARRVLLDQHNPISML; encoded by the coding sequence GTGAAAATATCCCCCTGGCAGCGGACGGCTGCCAACATCATCTTCTGGCCCCTGCTGGTCCTTGTTCTGCTTGCCACCGGGGTTGTTCCCGGTTCCGGGCCGGACGGCGAGAACACTGCCACCGCCTCGATCCTTGCACCCGGGCCTGCTGATCCGGGGCCGGCGGCCTTGCCGTTGACCCATGCCCTGGCCCCAACGGCGCCAGCGCTGCCGGAGGTGAAGTATATCAGCCGGCAGGGGGCGCTCAGGCCCGGCGAGGGACTGGACCAGTCCTTGCAACGGCTGCGGATTCCAGCCGCAACCCGGAACGAGTTGATCCGGGTCCTGGCCAATGCCCTTGACATGCGGCGGCTCCAGCCCGGGGACCGCTATTCCCTGCTCCTGGATGAGGCCGGCCGACTCCGCTCCGCCCATTACGAGGTTAATCCCCTGGAGATATACGCCCTGGCCCGGACCGGAGACAACCTGGCCGCGACCAGAATGGCGATCCCGCTGGAACAGCGCACCGTCCGGATCAGCGGCCGGATCGATTCGTCGGTCTTTGCCGCCTTTACCGAGCTTGGCGAAGGGCCGAAACTGATCCACGCCTTTGCCGACATCTTTGCCTCCAGGATCGACTTCAATACCGAACCCCGGCCCGGGGACCGTTTCGAGGTGGTGGTGGACAAGTATTATAAGGACGGGGACTTTGTCGGTTACGGCAAGATACTGGTGGCCCGGTATCAACTCCAGAACACGGTTTACCAGGGGTTCTACTACACCTCGGATTCGGTCAGCGGCTATTTTGATTCCAGGGGCCAGGAACTGGGCACCTGGTTTCTGCGCTCCCCCATCCCCTTCGGCCGGGTCACCTCCGGCTTCACCCATCGCCGCAAGCACCCGATCCTCGGGGTCACCAGGCCGCATCTGGGCGTGGATCTGGCCGCACCCAGGGGTACTCCGGTAATGGCGGTATCCGACGGCCGGATCCAGTTCAGGGGCCGCAACGGCGGATTCGGCAACCAGGTGATCATCGGTCATGCCAACGGCTACCGCACCCACTATGGTCATCTTTCCCGCTTCAAAAAGGGGCTCAGCGTGGGCAGCCGGGTGAAACAGAAGGATATCATCGGTTATGTCGGCTCCACCGGCCTTTCCACCGGGCCGCACCTTGATTACCGGATCCAGCAGAACGGGGTGTTCAGGAACCCCTTTGCCCTGAAATTCAAACCCCGGTCAATACTGAAAGAGACCGAGCTTGCCCGGTTCATCCGGGTCCGGGATCAGCTGGTCCGGTTGATGGACTCGCCCGGGAGTGACCGGGTCGTTCAGGCCCGCCGGGTACTCCTTGACCAGCACAACCCCATTTCCATGCTCTAA
- a CDS encoding aspartate kinase translates to MALIVQKFGGTSVADPDRIKAVAARVLRSHEQGNRIVVVLSAMSGETNRFVDLAHKMQAMPDPREMDVLLSSGEQVTVALFAMAIKEAGHDVISLLGDQVRIITDAMHTKARIKSINSGLIAGHLDQGRVVVVAGFQGVTEEGDITTLGRGGSDTTAVALAAALRADVCEIYTDVDGVYTTDPHICPDARKIERISHEEMLELASLGAKVLDIRSVGLAKRYKVPIHVRSTFSENEGTWVVEEDKAMESMLVSGVTCSKNEARITIAKVPDTPGIASKIFLPISDAGLVVDMIIQNTRAGDLTDMTFTVPRTDYKRALALVEKVAAEIGAESVSSADNIAKVSIVGVGMRNHSGIATTMFHVLSRENINIMMISTSEIKVSCVIEEKYTELAVRALHEAFALDKAEIVSVQK, encoded by the coding sequence ATGGCGCTCATTGTACAGAAGTTCGGCGGAACCTCGGTGGCCGATCCGGACAGGATCAAGGCAGTGGCCGCCCGGGTGCTCCGCTCCCATGAACAGGGAAACCGGATAGTGGTAGTCCTGTCGGCCATGTCCGGCGAAACCAACCGTTTCGTCGACCTGGCCCACAAGATGCAGGCCATGCCCGACCCCCGGGAAATGGATGTGCTCCTCTCGTCCGGGGAACAGGTAACCGTGGCCCTGTTCGCCATGGCGATAAAGGAGGCTGGCCACGATGTAATCTCGCTGCTGGGCGATCAGGTGCGGATCATCACCGATGCGATGCACACCAAGGCCCGGATCAAATCGATCAACAGCGGGTTGATCGCCGGCCATCTGGATCAGGGCCGGGTGGTGGTGGTGGCCGGCTTCCAGGGGGTTACCGAAGAGGGCGACATCACCACCCTGGGCCGGGGCGGCTCCGATACCACCGCCGTGGCCCTGGCCGCGGCGCTCAGGGCGGATGTGTGCGAGATATACACCGATGTCGATGGGGTCTACACCACTGACCCCCATATCTGTCCGGATGCCCGCAAGATCGAGCGGATCTCCCACGAGGAGATGCTGGAACTGGCCAGCCTGGGCGCCAAGGTGCTTGATATCAGGTCGGTCGGTCTTGCCAAACGATATAAGGTACCGATCCATGTCCGCTCCACTTTTTCCGAAAACGAGGGGACCTGGGTTGTTGAGGAGGACAAGGCAATGGAATCAATGTTGGTTTCCGGAGTTACCTGCAGCAAGAACGAGGCGCGGATCACCATCGCCAAGGTGCCGGACACCCCGGGGATCGCCTCGAAAATTTTCCTGCCCATTTCCGATGCCGGACTTGTGGTGGATATGATCATCCAGAATACCCGGGCCGGCGACCTCACTGACATGACCTTTACCGTGCCCCGTACTGATTATAAACGGGCCCTGGCACTGGTGGAGAAGGTGGCGGCTGAAATCGGGGCCGAGTCTGTTTCCAGCGCCGACAATATCGCCAAGGTCTCCATCGTCGGGGTCGGGATGCGCAACCATTCCGGAATCGCCACCACCATGTTCCATGTCCTGTCCAGGGAAAACATCAACATCATGATGATTTCCACCTCTGAGATCAAGGTTTCCTGCGTGATCGAGGAGAAGTACACCGAACTGGCGGTGCGGGCCCTGCACGAGGCCTTTGCCCTGGACAAGGCCGAGATAGTGTCTGTCCAGAAATGA